AACACTATATGCGACCGCTTCCCTTCAAACATTGTTGCCTCCATGCTGGGGTTCAAAAAAGAACAATACCTTGAGATTGAAAAAGAAGCAGTTGAGAAAATACCCAACACAAGTTTCTACTAATCATTTTGAATTTCTAACTAAGAACGAGATATGCCTACACTTTTTCAACAGGAAGGGATGGTATGTAGGAAGTTATTATCCGAGAAGAAGTCTAAACTGAGATTTGCAGAAAAAAATGTTGCAAGTAGAAATTCTTATGTTTATAATATTGTTGTGTATTGAAAGTTGCTCTATCTTACCAAGTGTGAGTACCAAAATATTTGGTATTTACACTATGGTTTTTACCTACCCTTTCAGGGATTGAAACTATTATACAACAATCAGCCACAAGCAACAGATAGAAGTTTTTACCTACCCTTTCAGGGATTGAAACCTTATAGACAAGTAATACATCGCCTTTTTTGAATTTAGTTTTTACC
This genomic window from Spirochaetota bacterium contains:
- a CDS encoding CRISPR-associated endonuclease Cas1, which translates into the protein MRKYPTQVSTNHFEFLTKNEICLHFFNRKGWYVGSYYPRRSLN